Proteins encoded together in one Stenotrophomonas bentonitica window:
- the pyrE gene encoding orotate phosphoribosyltransferase: MSDHRYRFLQLALTADALRFGQFTLKSGRLSPYFFNAGRFDSGAKMTQLAACYADAVEATGLKFDVVFGPAYKGIPLATATACEFAQRGRDLPLSFNRKEAKAHGEGGNLIGADMNGKRVLIVDDVITAGTAIREALTIIKQAGGTPAGIVVALDRQEIASEEDRRSAAQAVAEEAGIPVVAVATLGDLLDFASGNPELVGYRQPLEDYRSRYGSRPTR, from the coding sequence ATGAGCGACCACCGTTACCGTTTCCTGCAGCTGGCGCTGACCGCCGATGCGCTGCGTTTTGGCCAGTTCACCCTCAAGTCGGGCCGCCTGAGCCCCTACTTCTTCAATGCCGGCCGTTTCGATTCCGGCGCCAAGATGACCCAGCTTGCCGCCTGCTACGCCGATGCGGTGGAAGCCACCGGACTGAAGTTCGACGTTGTGTTCGGCCCGGCCTACAAGGGCATTCCGCTGGCCACCGCCACCGCCTGCGAGTTCGCCCAGCGCGGCCGCGACCTGCCGCTGAGCTTCAACCGCAAGGAAGCCAAGGCGCATGGCGAGGGCGGCAACCTGATCGGCGCGGACATGAACGGCAAGCGCGTGCTGATCGTGGACGACGTGATCACCGCCGGCACCGCCATCCGTGAGGCGCTGACCATCATCAAGCAGGCCGGTGGCACCCCCGCCGGCATCGTGGTGGCGCTGGACCGCCAGGAGATCGCCTCGGAAGAAGACCGCCGTTCGGCCGCCCAGGCCGTGGCCGAAGAAGCCGGCATTCCGGTGGTGGCCGTGGCCACGCTGGGCGACCTGCTTGATTTTGCCTCCGGAAATCCGGAACTTGTCGGGTACCGGCAGCCGCTGGAGGACTATCGGTCCCGCTACGGCAGCCGTCCTACGCGTTGA
- the kdpB gene encoding potassium-transporting ATPase subunit KdpB yields the protein MSTYPLNVSSSRRPRLLDAAGLRRALRDAVVKLSPRHLLHSPVMAVVMVGTLVSLLVTLTGNAPLGFGLAVTAILLLTVLFGNFAEAVAEARGRGQAASLRRARQDLSARRLAAAHAGASETQVPAAELRPGDHVIVSAGELVPADGEIVHGLATINEAAVTGESAPVLREAGTDRSGVIGGTKVLSDQIIVKITAEPGHSFLDRMIALVEGANRQKTPNEVALTLLLAAMTLTFLVVVATLPAIGAFVGVKVDPLLLIALLVCLIPTTIGGLLPAIGIAGMNRALAANILAKSGKAVEVAGDVDVLLLDKTGTITHGDRQASHFHALAGIEATQLREAALLSSLADPTPEGKSIVRLAREQGCTTGEPDKAEYLAFTAQTRMSGVDLRGGRRIRKGAADAITAYVRELGGSVPAELAGRVEQVARNGATPLVVCEGRHVLGVIELSDVVKHGMREKFAQLRAMGIRTVMITGDNPLTAAAIAAEAGVDDYIAEARPEDKLARIRAEQAGGRLVAMVGDGTNDAPALAQADIGLAMNSGTQAAKEAGNMVDLDSDPTKLLAVVEVGKQQLITRGALTTFSLANDVSKYFAILPALFAATLPAMATLNVMQLSSPRNAVLAALIFNALVIPALIPLALRGVRFRPATATALLRRNMLVYGLGGVLLPFAAIKLIDLLLFSVFGA from the coding sequence ATGAGTACCTATCCCCTGAATGTTTCTTCCTCCCGCCGCCCGCGCCTGCTCGATGCAGCCGGCCTGCGCCGGGCACTGCGCGATGCGGTGGTCAAGCTGTCGCCGCGCCACCTGCTGCACAGCCCGGTGATGGCGGTGGTGATGGTGGGCACGCTGGTCAGCCTGCTGGTCACGCTGACCGGCAACGCGCCGCTGGGCTTCGGCCTGGCGGTGACCGCGATCCTGCTGCTGACCGTGCTGTTCGGCAATTTCGCCGAAGCCGTGGCCGAAGCGCGTGGCCGTGGCCAGGCCGCGTCGCTGCGCCGTGCGCGCCAGGACCTGAGCGCACGCCGCCTTGCGGCCGCGCATGCCGGTGCCAGTGAGACCCAGGTACCGGCCGCCGAGCTGCGCCCGGGCGACCATGTGATCGTCAGTGCCGGCGAACTGGTGCCCGCCGACGGCGAGATCGTGCACGGGCTGGCCACCATCAACGAGGCGGCGGTGACCGGCGAGTCGGCCCCGGTGCTGCGCGAAGCGGGCACCGACCGCAGCGGCGTGATCGGCGGCACCAAGGTGCTCTCCGACCAGATCATCGTGAAGATCACCGCCGAGCCGGGGCACAGCTTCCTGGACCGCATGATCGCGCTGGTGGAAGGCGCCAACCGGCAGAAGACGCCGAACGAAGTGGCCCTGACCCTGCTGCTGGCGGCGATGACGCTGACCTTCCTGGTGGTGGTGGCCACGCTGCCGGCGATCGGTGCGTTTGTCGGGGTGAAGGTCGACCCGCTGCTGCTGATCGCGCTGCTGGTGTGCCTGATTCCGACCACCATCGGCGGCCTGCTGCCGGCCATTGGTATCGCCGGCATGAACCGTGCGCTGGCCGCCAACATCCTGGCCAAGAGCGGCAAGGCGGTGGAAGTGGCCGGCGACGTAGACGTGCTGCTGCTCGACAAGACCGGCACCATCACCCACGGCGACCGCCAGGCCAGCCACTTCCACGCGTTGGCCGGGATCGAGGCGACCCAGCTGCGCGAAGCGGCGCTGCTGTCCTCGCTGGCCGACCCGACCCCGGAAGGCAAATCCATCGTGCGCCTTGCGCGTGAGCAGGGCTGCACCACGGGCGAGCCTGACAAAGCGGAATACCTCGCCTTCACTGCGCAGACCCGCATGTCCGGCGTGGATCTGCGCGGCGGCCGGCGCATCCGCAAGGGCGCGGCCGATGCGATCACCGCCTATGTGCGCGAGCTGGGCGGCAGCGTGCCGGCCGAGCTGGCCGGGCGGGTGGAACAGGTGGCGCGCAACGGCGCCACCCCGCTGGTGGTGTGCGAAGGCCGCCACGTGCTGGGCGTGATCGAGCTGAGCGACGTGGTCAAGCACGGCATGCGCGAGAAGTTCGCGCAGCTGCGTGCGATGGGCATCCGCACGGTGATGATCACCGGCGACAATCCGCTCACGGCCGCGGCCATTGCGGCCGAAGCGGGCGTGGACGACTACATCGCCGAGGCGCGCCCGGAGGACAAACTGGCCCGGATCCGCGCCGAGCAGGCCGGCGGACGGCTGGTGGCGATGGTCGGCGACGGCACCAACGATGCGCCCGCGCTGGCCCAGGCGGACATCGGCCTGGCGATGAACTCCGGCACCCAGGCCGCCAAGGAAGCGGGCAACATGGTGGACCTGGATTCGGACCCAACCAAGCTGCTGGCGGTGGTGGAAGTGGGCAAGCAGCAGCTGATCACGCGCGGTGCGTTGACCACGTTCTCGCTGGCCAACGACGTCTCCAAGTACTTCGCGATCCTGCCGGCGTTGTTCGCCGCCACGTTGCCGGCGATGGCGACGTTGAACGTGATGCAGCTGTCCAGCCCGCGCAACGCGGTGCTGGCGGCGCTGATCTTCAACGCGCTGGTGATTCCGGCCCTGATTCCGCTGGCGCTGCGCGGCGTGCGCTTCCGCCCAGCCACGGCCACCGCGCTGCTGCGCCGGAACATGCTGGTGTACGGGCTGGGCGGCGTGCTGCTGCCGTTCGCAGCCATCAAGTTGATCGACCTCCTCCTCTTCTCGGTATTCGGCGCATGA
- the kdpC gene encoding potassium-transporting ATPase subunit KdpC — MNRSAAVSLSRPARTRAATSASLQQHGALRPALGLGVASLLVLGLAYAVGTTTVSRALFPAQADGSLLVVDGQVRGSRLVAQPFAGNGYFQTRPSAAGFDPMAAAGSNLARSNPALQERVREATAAVALREGVPTSAVPGDLVTQSGAGMDPEISPQAAAVQVARVARARGVDAAQVEALVAAHTEGPQWGVFGQPRVNVMELNTALDHTLHP; from the coding sequence ATGAACCGCTCTGCTGCTGTTTCGCTTTCCCGTCCGGCGCGCACCCGCGCCGCCACGTCTGCTTCCCTGCAGCAGCACGGTGCGCTGCGCCCGGCCCTCGGCCTGGGCGTGGCCAGCCTGCTGGTGCTGGGCCTGGCTTACGCGGTGGGCACGACCACGGTCAGCCGCGCCCTCTTCCCCGCACAGGCCGATGGCAGCCTGCTGGTCGTCGACGGCCAGGTGCGCGGTTCGCGCCTGGTCGCGCAGCCGTTTGCCGGGAACGGTTACTTCCAGACCCGGCCCTCGGCGGCCGGCTTTGATCCGATGGCGGCCGCCGGCAGCAACCTGGCGCGCAGCAACCCGGCGCTGCAGGAGCGTGTGCGTGAGGCGACCGCGGCGGTCGCGCTTCGCGAGGGCGTGCCCACCAGTGCCGTACCCGGCGACCTGGTGACCCAGTCCGGTGCCGGCATGGATCCGGAGATTTCGCCGCAGGCCGCAGCCGTGCAGGTGGCGCGGGTGGCGCGTGCGCGGGGAGTGGACGCCGCGCAGGTCGAGGCCCTGGTGGCCGCGCATACGGAGGGGCCGCAGTGGGGGGTGTTCGGGCAGCCGCGGGTGAATGTGATGGAGCTCAATACGGCGTTGGATCACACTCTGCACCCATGA
- a CDS encoding anhydro-N-acetylmuramic acid kinase, producing MTAPDSATPLYLGLMSGTSADGIDAALVQFPERGGCRFVQGLTHAWDPALRAELVALGEGGELGSLDTLGRIDAQIGITFAAAANRLLEQAGLDPTRVAAIGSHGQTVRHRPLADPAFTCQLGDANRIAELTGITTVADFRRRDVAAGGHGAPLMPAFHLAMLGTADEDRAVLNLGGIANLTLIPREGTPRGFDTGPANALMDAWCERHRGVPFDADGAFAASGRVDEEVLAQWRSEPWFALPPPKSTGREQFHLAWAEAALEGRGLAPADVQATLLELTAATVADALLANLPGAKRVLVCGGGVRNPQLLRRLSARLPEVVVESSALHGLDPDYLEAMGFAWLAHRTLRGLPGNLPSVTGARGPRILGAIYPA from the coding sequence CCAGCGCCGATGGCATCGATGCCGCGCTGGTGCAGTTTCCCGAGCGCGGCGGCTGCCGCTTCGTGCAGGGCCTGACCCATGCCTGGGACCCGGCCCTCCGCGCTGAGCTGGTGGCGCTGGGCGAAGGCGGCGAGCTGGGTTCACTGGATACGCTGGGCCGGATCGACGCGCAGATCGGCATTACGTTCGCGGCCGCTGCCAACCGGCTGCTGGAACAGGCCGGGCTGGACCCGACCCGGGTGGCGGCGATTGGTTCGCATGGGCAGACCGTGCGCCACCGGCCGTTGGCCGATCCGGCCTTCACCTGCCAGCTGGGCGATGCGAACCGGATTGCCGAGCTGACCGGGATCACCACCGTGGCCGATTTCCGCCGCCGCGACGTGGCCGCCGGCGGGCATGGGGCGCCGCTGATGCCGGCCTTCCACCTGGCCATGCTGGGCACCGCCGATGAAGACCGCGCGGTGTTGAACCTGGGCGGGATCGCCAACCTGACCCTGATTCCGCGCGAGGGAACCCCGCGCGGGTTCGATACCGGCCCGGCCAATGCGTTGATGGATGCGTGGTGCGAGCGGCATCGCGGGGTGCCGTTCGATGCGGACGGGGCGTTCGCGGCCAGTGGGCGGGTCGATGAGGAGGTGTTGGCGCAGTGGCGTTCCGAGCCGTGGTTCGCGCTGCCGCCGCCGAAGAGCACCGGGCGCGAGCAGTTCCATCTGGCGTGGGCCGAGGCGGCGCTGGAAGGCCGCGGGCTGGCGCCGGCGGATGTGCAGGCGACCCTGCTGGAGTTGACGGCGGCCACCGTGGCCGATGCATTGCTGGCGAACCTGCCGGGGGCCAAGCGGGTGCTGGTGTGCGGTGGCGGGGTGCGCAATCCGCAGCTGCTGCGGCGGCTCAGCGCGCGGTTGCCGGAGGTGGTTGTGGAGTCCAGTGCCCTGCACGGGCTGGACCCGGACTACCTGGAGGCGATGGGGTTTGCTTGGTTGGCGCACCGGACCTTGCGGGGGCTGCCTGGGAATCTGCCGAGCGTTACCGGGGCGCGCGGGCCGCGGATTTTGGGGGCGATTTATCCGGCTTGA
- a CDS encoding exodeoxyribonuclease III, producing MRIISFNANGIRSAATKGFLEWFRAQDADVLCIQETKAQEDQLTDPMFRPDGHHCFYRDAITKKGYSGVAIYSKREPDQVITSLGWAPFDDEGRYIEARYGNLSVVSFYIPSGSSGDLRQGFKYEVMEWLRPILAEWLASGRDYVLCGDWNIVRSALDIKNWKSNQKNSGCLPPERDWLNGQCVDAGQALDVGAGQGWTDAYRLLHPTGEDYTWWSNRGAARANNVGWRIDYQFVSPGLRERLRGCSIYRDERFSDHAPFTVDYAP from the coding sequence ATGCGCATCATCAGTTTCAACGCCAATGGCATCCGTTCCGCCGCCACCAAGGGCTTTCTCGAGTGGTTCCGTGCCCAGGACGCCGACGTGCTGTGCATCCAGGAGACCAAGGCGCAGGAAGACCAGCTGACCGACCCGATGTTCCGTCCGGACGGCCACCACTGCTTCTACCGTGACGCAATCACCAAGAAGGGCTACAGCGGCGTGGCCATCTACAGCAAGCGTGAGCCCGACCAGGTCATCACCTCGCTGGGCTGGGCCCCGTTCGACGACGAAGGCCGCTACATCGAGGCCCGCTACGGCAACCTCAGCGTGGTCTCCTTCTATATCCCCTCGGGCAGCTCGGGCGACCTGCGCCAGGGCTTCAAGTACGAAGTGATGGAATGGCTGCGCCCGATCCTGGCCGAGTGGCTGGCCAGCGGCCGCGACTACGTGCTCTGCGGGGACTGGAACATCGTGCGTTCGGCGCTGGACATCAAGAACTGGAAGTCCAACCAGAAGAACTCCGGCTGCCTGCCGCCCGAGCGCGACTGGCTCAACGGCCAGTGCGTGGACGCCGGCCAGGCGCTGGATGTCGGCGCCGGCCAAGGCTGGACCGACGCCTACCGCCTGCTGCATCCCACCGGCGAGGACTACACCTGGTGGAGCAACCGCGGCGCGGCCCGGGCCAACAACGTGGGCTGGCGCATCGACTACCAGTTCGTCAGCCCCGGCCTGCGCGAGCGCCTGCGCGGCTGCTCGATCTACCGCGATGAGCGCTTCTCCGACCATGCCCCGTTCACGGTGGACTACGCCCCATGA
- a CDS encoding potassium-transporting ATPase subunit F gives MPAWLSLVCGVLVLVAAAYLLYVVLAPEKF, from the coding sequence CTGCCTGCCTGGCTTTCGCTGGTGTGCGGGGTGCTGGTGCTCGTTGCCGCCGCCTACCTGCTGTACGTCGTGCTTGCGCCCGAAAAGTTCTGA
- the kdpA gene encoding potassium-transporting ATPase subunit KdpA: MTEILLILLASIVLAFPLGLYLARVMRGGPMRGDALFAWIEKPLYRVLGVNPLRGMSWRGYVGAFLLSNLVIAVLVQAVFMTQAWLPFNPDQIPNMRWDTALHTMVSFLTNTNQQHYSGQAQLSYFSQMTAITGLQVVTPMMGLALVVATLRALFGTAPEGESADPVLPADRRIDVGNYYADVVRSCVRFMLPLCLLWAVLLTSQGVPSTLAGGPTATPIDAAAGMDSQKLPLGPVAAMVAAKQLGTNGGGWYGPNSSMPLENPTPLSNALELIGILLIPIAVVFMLGAFTGRKRLAGLVFGCMLAMSSVSVAATVWLEGHSATAASPLLMEGKEVRFGADGTGLWAAITTQVSNGSVNGMHDSLSPLAGAVPMVNMLINAIWGGIGCGLQQFIVYLLLGVFLAGLMTGRTPELLGRKLETPQVRLLALLVLLQPITILAFTAITLAIPSITGTSNPAFHGVSQVFYEYVSAFANNGSGFEGLGDATPWWNLSCTLVLLLGRYPVLVIPLIVCAQLAAKRRAPESAGTLQIETPTFALTLIALIVILTVLQFMPALVLGPVADHLSLTLR; this comes from the coding sequence ATGACCGAGATCCTGTTGATCCTGCTGGCCAGCATCGTGCTGGCCTTTCCGCTTGGGCTGTACCTGGCCCGGGTGATGCGCGGTGGGCCGATGCGCGGCGACGCGCTGTTTGCCTGGATTGAGAAGCCGCTGTACCGCGTGCTGGGCGTGAACCCGCTGCGCGGCATGTCCTGGCGTGGCTACGTGGGCGCCTTCCTGCTCAGCAACCTGGTGATTGCCGTGCTGGTGCAGGCGGTGTTCATGACCCAGGCCTGGCTGCCGTTCAACCCCGACCAGATTCCCAACATGCGCTGGGACACCGCGCTGCACACGATGGTCTCGTTCCTGACCAACACCAACCAGCAGCACTACTCTGGCCAAGCGCAGCTGTCGTACTTCTCGCAGATGACCGCGATCACCGGCCTGCAGGTCGTCACCCCGATGATGGGCCTGGCACTGGTGGTGGCCACGCTGCGGGCGCTGTTCGGTACCGCTCCGGAAGGCGAATCCGCCGACCCTGTCCTGCCGGCCGACCGCCGCATCGACGTCGGCAACTACTACGCCGACGTGGTGCGTTCGTGCGTGCGCTTCATGCTGCCGCTGTGCCTGCTGTGGGCCGTGCTGCTGACCAGCCAGGGCGTGCCCTCCACGCTGGCCGGCGGCCCCACCGCCACCCCGATCGACGCAGCGGCCGGCATGGACAGCCAGAAACTGCCGCTGGGCCCGGTCGCGGCGATGGTCGCGGCCAAGCAGCTGGGCACCAATGGCGGCGGCTGGTACGGCCCCAACAGCAGCATGCCGCTGGAGAACCCGACCCCGCTGTCGAACGCACTGGAACTGATCGGCATCCTGCTGATCCCGATCGCGGTGGTGTTCATGCTCGGCGCCTTCACCGGGCGCAAGCGACTGGCCGGGCTGGTGTTCGGCTGCATGCTGGCGATGTCGAGCGTGTCGGTGGCCGCCACGGTGTGGCTGGAAGGCCATTCGGCCACGGCCGCCAGCCCCCTGCTGATGGAAGGCAAGGAAGTGCGCTTCGGCGCCGATGGCACCGGGCTGTGGGCGGCGATCACCACCCAGGTCTCCAACGGTTCGGTCAACGGCATGCACGATTCGCTCAGCCCGCTGGCCGGTGCGGTGCCGATGGTGAACATGCTGATCAACGCGATCTGGGGCGGCATCGGCTGCGGCCTGCAGCAGTTCATCGTGTATCTGCTGCTGGGTGTGTTCCTGGCCGGGCTGATGACCGGGCGTACCCCGGAACTGCTCGGCCGCAAGCTGGAAACCCCGCAGGTGCGCCTGCTCGCGCTGCTGGTGCTGCTGCAGCCGATCACCATCCTGGCCTTCACCGCGATCACGCTGGCCATTCCCTCGATCACCGGCACTTCCAACCCGGCCTTCCACGGGGTCAGCCAGGTGTTCTACGAGTACGTGTCGGCGTTCGCCAACAACGGCTCCGGCTTCGAAGGACTGGGCGATGCCACGCCGTGGTGGAACCTGAGCTGCACCCTGGTGCTGCTGCTGGGCCGCTACCCGGTGCTGGTGATTCCGCTGATCGTCTGCGCCCAGCTGGCGGCCAAGCGGCGTGCGCCGGAATCGGCCGGCACGCTGCAGATTGAAACCCCGACCTTCGCGCTGACCCTGATCGCGCTGATCGTCATCCTGACCGTATTGCAGTTCATGCCGGCGCTGGTGCTGGGCCCGGTTGCCGACCACCTGTCGCTGACGCTGCGCTGA
- a CDS encoding AmpG family muropeptide MFS transporter yields MSEAAAPVSYKGWAGIKRAFGTPSALTMAFLGFGSGLPFLLIASQTLSTRLRDVGLDLGSIGLISLASFFYLLKFVWAPLIDRYAFPLIGFLGRRRSWLLASQVGVTGGLFALAFVRPELGVTPLVLWVLVASFAGATQDSVVDAYRIEIAPESAQAALAATYTLGYRIGLILAGAGALYLAQFEGWIVAYLAMASLMVLPIATTLFCREPAQPEVRMQRRIDFFGAFWQPIASFFTTNGVVLALVLLAFVGLYKFPDQVIGVMAGPFYLDSGFTKADIATVSKLFGVWMGIGGAFVGGIAVAAFGFRRMLLVAALGVALSNLAFLLMAHNPGQLWAFYAALSADNLFQGFAGTVLVAFMSSLTDRNFTATQYALLVSLANLPGKFVGGASGYIVEATSYSTFFILSSATVLPTLLLLVWLWPRIRDRSST; encoded by the coding sequence ATGAGTGAAGCGGCGGCGCCGGTGTCCTACAAGGGCTGGGCCGGCATCAAGCGCGCGTTCGGCACGCCCTCGGCGCTGACCATGGCGTTCCTGGGCTTTGGCAGCGGCCTGCCGTTCCTGCTGATCGCCTCGCAGACCCTTTCCACCCGCCTGCGTGACGTCGGGCTGGACCTGGGCAGCATCGGCCTGATCAGCCTGGCCAGCTTCTTCTACCTGCTGAAGTTCGTCTGGGCGCCGCTGATCGACCGCTACGCGTTCCCGCTGATCGGCTTCCTCGGCCGCCGCCGTTCCTGGCTGCTGGCCTCGCAGGTCGGCGTCACCGGCGGCCTGTTCGCCCTGGCGTTCGTGCGTCCCGAACTGGGCGTTACCCCGCTGGTGCTGTGGGTGCTGGTGGCCTCGTTCGCCGGCGCCACCCAGGATTCGGTGGTGGACGCGTACCGCATCGAAATCGCGCCGGAGAGCGCGCAGGCCGCGCTCGCCGCCACCTACACGCTGGGCTACCGCATCGGCCTGATCCTCGCCGGTGCCGGCGCCCTGTACCTGGCCCAGTTCGAAGGCTGGATCGTGGCCTACCTGGCCATGGCCTCGCTGATGGTGCTGCCGATCGCCACCACCCTGTTCTGCCGCGAGCCGGCCCAGCCGGAAGTGCGGATGCAGCGCCGCATCGATTTCTTCGGTGCGTTCTGGCAACCCATCGCCAGCTTCTTCACCACCAACGGCGTGGTACTGGCGCTTGTGCTGCTCGCCTTCGTGGGCCTGTACAAGTTCCCCGACCAGGTGATCGGCGTGATGGCCGGCCCGTTTTACCTGGACTCGGGCTTCACCAAGGCGGATATCGCCACGGTGTCCAAGCTGTTCGGGGTCTGGATGGGCATCGGCGGCGCGTTCGTCGGTGGCATCGCGGTGGCGGCCTTCGGCTTCCGTCGCATGTTGCTGGTGGCCGCGCTCGGCGTGGCGCTGTCCAACCTGGCGTTCCTGTTGATGGCGCACAACCCCGGCCAGCTGTGGGCGTTCTACGCCGCACTGAGCGCGGACAACCTGTTCCAGGGTTTTGCCGGCACGGTGCTGGTAGCCTTCATGTCCTCGCTGACCGACCGCAACTTCACCGCCACCCAGTACGCCCTGCTGGTCTCGCTGGCCAACCTGCCCGGCAAGTTCGTGGGCGGCGCCTCCGGCTACATCGTCGAAGCCACCTCCTACAGCACCTTCTTCATCCTCAGCTCGGCCACGGTGCTGCCGACGCTGCTGCTGCTGGTCTGGCTCTGGCCGCGCATCCGCGACCGCAGCAGCACCTGA